One genomic segment of Methanomassiliicoccales archaeon includes these proteins:
- a CDS encoding MBL fold metallo-hydrolase, producing MRVTWHGHSCFEVRNGVTVVTDPHDGKSLGVKPPVVKADVVLISHEHFDHNCARIVRGDFKCVRESGHRTEKGVDILGVPAFHDDSNGAKRGKINIFRFTLNGVVFCHLGDLGHMLDQETIAALQPIDVLFLPVGGVFTIDGKQAQELIGILKPKVAVPMHFRIGGLSMSIHTIDEFLEGLPEEKVVRVGNEIEFMPDELPTETAYWIFSP from the coding sequence ATGAGGGTCACCTGGCACGGTCATTCATGTTTTGAAGTGAGAAATGGAGTAACGGTCGTCACCGATCCCCATGACGGGAAATCCCTAGGGGTCAAACCGCCGGTGGTAAAGGCGGATGTAGTCCTCATCAGCCATGAGCATTTCGATCACAATTGCGCACGCATCGTGAGGGGCGATTTCAAATGCGTCAGGGAGTCGGGACACCGGACCGAGAAAGGAGTCGACATATTGGGAGTCCCAGCATTCCACGACGATAGCAACGGTGCCAAACGGGGTAAGATCAATATCTTCCGTTTCACCCTGAACGGCGTCGTATTCTGTCATCTGGGCGATCTGGGCCATATGCTCGATCAAGAGACGATCGCCGCCCTCCAGCCGATCGACGTCCTGTTCCTGCCTGTTGGCGGAGTGTTCACCATCGACGGGAAACAGGCGCAGGAGCTCATAGGGATCTTAAAGCCGAAGGTGGCGGTTCCGATGCATTTCCGCATCGGCGGTCTGTCAATGTCCATCCATACCATCGACGAGTTCCTCGAGGGATTGCCGGAGGAAAAGGTGGTACGTGTGGGGAACGAGATCGAGTTCATGCCGGACGAGCTTCCGACGGAGACAGCATACTGGATATTCTCTCCTTGA
- a CDS encoding DUF373 family protein, whose product MKILVLSVDRDDDFGVKAGMNSPFVGREENLEAALALGLKDPEDCDVNTVLAALSIYDDMAKKGMDVEVATICGDPKVGFESDLALATQLDNVLGTIKPDRVILVSDGAEDEFIYPMVFSRVKVDSVRRVWVKQAPTVEGTYYILLKMMQDDKVRKRVLTPIGLVLTVLGIFALLPKLVELYMDPTMISLISDMAFGSIALVLGVYMIVYAYKVADRVASWYTSTGRAIRSGSQMIPFAILTIALVFIGLFFGVEAANANPDIDIVQKILLFANATLWMWAFAIFSFETGRFVNYYLSSGKVYWAYLVISVTVFAISFIVQGSLDASLFFLGYSHLNQNIIFLEILSGFLLMGFSGLINTNLKTTLSEAINKDEDPEKSRYPEA is encoded by the coding sequence ATGAAGATACTGGTCCTCAGTGTGGACAGAGACGACGATTTTGGGGTCAAGGCGGGCATGAACAGTCCGTTCGTCGGCCGAGAGGAGAACCTCGAGGCGGCCCTCGCACTGGGTCTGAAGGATCCAGAGGACTGCGACGTAAATACCGTTCTCGCCGCGCTCAGCATTTACGATGATATGGCAAAGAAGGGCATGGACGTGGAGGTCGCCACCATCTGCGGCGACCCGAAGGTCGGCTTCGAATCCGACCTGGCCTTGGCCACCCAGTTAGACAATGTCCTGGGGACGATCAAGCCGGACAGGGTTATTTTGGTCAGTGACGGGGCGGAGGACGAGTTCATCTATCCAATGGTCTTCTCCCGGGTCAAAGTGGACTCGGTCCGACGCGTCTGGGTGAAACAGGCCCCTACCGTCGAAGGAACCTATTACATCCTGCTCAAGATGATGCAGGACGACAAGGTGCGCAAACGAGTGCTGACCCCGATAGGATTGGTCCTAACAGTGCTCGGCATCTTCGCCCTGTTACCGAAGTTGGTCGAACTGTACATGGACCCTACCATGATCAGCCTCATATCGGACATGGCCTTCGGTTCCATCGCCCTGGTCCTGGGCGTCTACATGATCGTCTACGCCTACAAGGTCGCCGATCGAGTGGCATCCTGGTACACGAGCACGGGTCGCGCCATCCGGTCCGGCAGCCAGATGATCCCATTCGCCATACTTACCATAGCCCTGGTGTTCATCGGTCTGTTCTTCGGCGTCGAGGCGGCCAACGCCAACCCGGACATCGACATCGTGCAGAAGATCCTCCTGTTCGCCAACGCCACGCTATGGATGTGGGCATTCGCGATATTCTCGTTCGAGACGGGACGGTTCGTCAATTATTATCTGTCATCGGGGAAGGTCTACTGGGCCTATCTGGTCATATCGGTCACGGTGTTCGCCATCAGCTTCATCGTGCAGGGCTCGCTGGACGCCTCCCTGTTCTTCCTGGGCTATTCCCACCTTAACCAGAACATCATCTTCCTGGAGATCCTCTCAGGATTCCTGCTCATGGGTTTCAGCGGTCTGATCAATACCAACCTGAAGACGACCTTGAGCGAGGCCATCAATAAGGACGAAGATCCGGAAAAGAGCCGTTATCCGGAAGCATGA
- a CDS encoding 6-hydroxymethylpterin diphosphokinase MptE-like protein, translating into MEFRDWEPVYERILEDFGYSRQDDERAARELASLAMDAPQCDDVCLTGMFGNCASVVAGPPLSGGNLADLLKGTVLSVGTGTALLLDEGKVPDFVVTDLDGDVVSDLMANSRGAVMVVHAHGDNIPAMKSFVPNIKGRVVLTTQSEPFASVRDFGGFTDGDRAVALAVHFGTRNLRLIGFDLHNPRPKAGSSIETKAKKLRWAERIIEQMVMKNGLILEYL; encoded by the coding sequence ATGGAGTTCAGGGACTGGGAACCGGTCTATGAACGGATCCTCGAGGATTTCGGTTATTCCAGGCAAGATGATGAGAGGGCGGCAAGGGAACTGGCCTCTTTAGCCATGGATGCTCCTCAGTGCGACGATGTATGCCTGACCGGGATGTTCGGAAATTGCGCCAGTGTTGTTGCCGGCCCGCCTCTCTCCGGGGGGAATCTTGCCGACCTTCTAAAGGGAACGGTCCTATCGGTCGGGACAGGGACCGCGCTACTATTGGATGAGGGCAAGGTGCCCGATTTTGTGGTGACGGACTTGGATGGAGATGTCGTTTCCGACCTCATGGCGAATTCCAGGGGAGCAGTGATGGTGGTCCACGCCCACGGGGATAACATCCCCGCCATGAAGAGTTTTGTCCCGAACATCAAGGGTCGAGTGGTGCTTACCACCCAGTCCGAACCGTTCGCCTCGGTGAGGGACTTTGGGGGATTCACGGACGGAGACAGAGCGGTGGCCTTGGCCGTGCACTTCGGAACCCGCAACCTGAGGCTCATAGGGTTCGATCTCCACAATCCCAGACCTAAGGCGGGTTCATCGATTGAAACCAAGGCCAAGAAACTGAGATGGGCGGAGCGGATCATCGAACAGATGGTCATGAAGAACGGCTTGATCTTGGAATATCTTTGA